The genomic DNA ttctattagtatttgtttcacatatttaggtgctcttgtgttgggtgcatagatatttataatggttatgtagtcctgttggattgacccctttatcattatgtaatgtccttctttgtctcttgtgactttctttgttttgaagtctatttttgtctgatgcatgtactgcaactcctgctttttcctcttaTTAGTTGTAGAAAtaccttttcccatcccttcagttttagtctgtgtatgtctttgggtttaaagtgagtttcttgtaggcaacgtatagataggtcttgttttttatccattcagtgactctatgtcttttgtttggagcattcagaccatttacatttaggttgattatcgataggtatgtatgtattgccattgcaggctttagatttgtggttaccaaagtttcaaggttagcctctttactatttaaaagtctgacttaactcacttaatatgctactacaaacacaatctaaaggttctttttttgtcttccttttcttcctcctccattctttatgttaggtatcatattctgtactctttgtttatcccttgatggactttggggatagtaattaactgttcttagTTCTTGCTTTGTAatgaactgttctactttcttttctctggttttattacctctggtgacagctattaaaccttaagaacacttccatctatagcagtccctccaaaacacactgtagagattctttgtgggaggtaaattctctcagcttttgcttatctggaaattgtttaaaccctccttcaaatttgaatgataatcttttcCAGTaatgtattcttggtttgaggcccttctgcttcattgcattaaatacatcatgccagtcccttctggcctgtaaggtttctgctgagaagtctgatgatagtctgatgggttttccattgtaggtgatcttatttctctctggctgttttaatagtctatccttatccttgatttttaccattttaattatcataagtcttggtgttgtcttccttaggtcccttgtctGTGCACTTTCATTGCcttagagactatctccttccccagattggggaagttttaacCAAttgcttcctcaaagacactttgtatccctttatttctctcttcttcttctggtacccctataatataaatattgttccatttgaattggtcacagagttctctcagtattctttcattcctagagattcttttttttctctgtgtacctcaacttctttgtatttcacTTCTCTAATTTCTAGTTCATTCATTGTCTGCTTCAccatatctaacctgcttttaataccatccatTTCATtcctcaacaattggatctcagTCCTatgttcattcctgagttcttgaaaatttttctgtacctccaggagcatgtttctgatttttattctgaaatctctttcaggaatatttattACTTCAGTctcacttgatcctttttctggtggtgttgagattttgctttgaaccaggttcttttgctgtttcatatttgtatgtggtgccctctagtgcccagaagctttactctccggagctgctcaggccctggagcaatgttggaggttgcaggggagtggtgctggtgcctgggggaaggaaagagctgtttcctgcttcctggctactaTGCCTGTCTCTGCTACCAGAATCAGTGGGCCAAGcatacaggtataagcctctgtgctttgtgcttgtagctgctataggcagggcttacctctggctggcctgacaccagggcagggtttgccagtttgagaGCCAAGTGTGGActggcagggaggaaggcacagaaGGCTGCATATCATAGTAGggtgccttggagctgcatagccagcccggggggatggagtgcctggagatcatgaaagttcccaacctgctgggcacagtgtaccaggacaattttgtttacctgtcctttctcctgagcattaagctctgtgcaatccttgtccctttagcagccctctcgcttttaggaagtaTCTCAGACTGTCCATCCAAATCAGCCAGATaaggatccctgttttccacaagcagctgtaatctcagtctctccaggtactcCACCTgctttagctttccaaccccactaatcaccagagcaccatgcaatgtaggtttgtgctcccagagcagatctccagggctaggtgttcgcagtcccaggcttccactcccccccagctccatttttctttctcctgcccATGAGCTGGTGAGATGGAAGGGTATGGGTCCCAcctgatcacagctttggtacattaaaatttttctgtacctccaggagcatgtttctgatttttattctgaaatgtctttcaggaatatttattACTTCAGTctcacttgatcctttttctggtggtattgagattttgctttgaaccaggttcttttgctgtttcatatttgtatgtggtgcccctCTAGTGCTCTGTGAGGTCTGTTTTTTCctgcaggtgtatgcagtctggcacagacttctttcctgttgctttttcaggattagttgtattaattatatttttatattatatgtggtctctgtctcacctctcatgccaccatctttaatccttcctcTCCTAGACTTTCATGAAAACATCAACCTGGTAAGGGAATTGTCACAGACAGAATAGATTTTCTCCAGAATTGTAAAGCTCAGCAGTTTCATGTTTCACATGACATTGGCTAGCTTTCACAAATTAAGGATGCATATTGGCATTGAATTTTCCTTATACAGGCATTTTGTGGTGTTCATGGAATTCGCTTCGGGAGATACTTTGGATCAGCTGCCTACAGTTCTGGATGCTGGAAGTGTATGATCAAGTTGACAACTGACACAGCTCCTGGTGAGGACTGTTTTCCTGGATTGCATACAGCATCTTCAAACAAGCTTTCCTCTCTGTGTGGCAAGCTGGCCTGGGTGTTTTTATGAATATCTCTTTTACTCAATCAGCCAAGCTGTGAGGGGCATCATTTTTCTTGACTGTTTGGTTAGACTATGAGACATGCCCTGCACTAAACAATGACAAAGTGAAAGCTCTAATTCAAAAATCAAATTCTAACACCAATTCCTATGGTCTTACCAAGTCACAGGCTGAATTTCTATCAATTTAGAGAGTCATTAGCCGTGGGGATGAAAGCACAGCAGAGAGAATACAATAAATCTGTAACAACTATGTTCACACATAGCAACTACAATAGTTAgggtgagcatctaataatgAAGATAGctttgttgtatacttgaaaccaatatcatattgtatataaactacacTTCAGGAAAAAGTCTTTTGAGCCTTTATCAGGCTCTCTCCTTTATGGACATGGAAGTGGGAAATCTCAGTATCCTGACTGAATTCATCTTGGTGGGCTTCTCAGCAGATCCCCAGTGGCAGCTGATTCTCTTTGGAATATTTCTGATGCTCTACTTGATAACCTTGTAGGGGAACATGACCCTGGTTTTCTTAATCTGTATTGATTTCCGCCTGCACACACCTATGTACTTTTTCATTGGCAATCTGTCTTTCTTGGATTTTTGGTACACCTCTGTGTATACTCCCCAAATCCTGGCCATTTGTGTTTCGGAAGATAAGCACATCTCCTTAGCAGGATGTGAGGCCCAGTTTTTCTTCTCCTGTGCTGTAACCTACACTGAGTGTTACCTCCTAGCTGTCATGGCGTATGACCGCCACGCGGCCATCTGTAACCCACTACTTTATTCAAGTGCTATGTCCAGTTCTCTCTGTATTGCACTCGTTGCTGGCTCCTACATAGGAGGGTTTTTGAATGCCATAGCCCATACTGCCAACACTTTCCGCCTGAGTTTCTGTGGTAAGAATATCATTGACCACTACTTTTGTGACGTAGCACCATTGGTAAAAATGTCTTGTACTGATACCCATGTCTACGAAAAAGTCCTCCTTGGTATGGTGGGCTTCACAGTCCTCTCCAACTTTCTTGCCATCCTGATTTCCTATGTGAACATCCTTCGTGCTATCCTGTGGATCCACTCGGCCTCAGGAAGATGCAAGGCCTTCTCTACCTGTGCTTCTCACCTCATCTGTCATGCTCTTCTATGGATCCTTACTCTTCACGTACTCAAGGCCAAGTTCCACTTACTCCCTAGGAAGAGACAAATTAGCGTTCCTATTCTATACCGTTGTTAACCCATTGCGCAACCCTCTCATCTATAGCCTGAGAAGCAAAGATGTCAAGGATGCCTTACGGAAAGCAATGCAGATCATAAGGGCATGGAGATGAATGTGATCTTCCTGCAGAATGTTCTGACTGCACTATCCAAATTATTGGCTTATACACCTGTTTGTAAACATTGCTGTATTTTAAGTAAATATGACTTAGTCTTAAAACAATGACACATTGAAGAAAccactcttaatttttaaaattattttgttgtgATTAAACTATTTTAAACCCATAATATTGGGTGGATTGATAATCCACAAGATTATATTTGGCTTCTTTGCAGAACTAGAGTTTCATACAATGTGTCCTCTAGATTGCCCTGGGGAAGCTCTGAAAAGAATAGAGGAATCGGATGGGTTAGCACACATAGTTTGACTTTGAAGTTTGCTGAGCCAAGTTTATTGAGTATGTAAGAGATCTGGAATGGTTCAATTGCCTGAAACAAAAGGCTTCAGATGTGTGGATTACACAAACAATCCAATATCTTTCTAAATTCTTGGAGAAAAATGTGTCTCCATAATTGGGTGTCACCCTGAAAGAGTCATCTACCCACAGAGAATGAGCACTCTGCCATTCTTTCCCTCATTTCATGCCACCACATATTCCCATGAAGGAAAATATCAGCACCAAGGTGAACAAACTGAAATGAACATACCAACCAGCAACACCCACTATGTTCTAGAGCCAATAAAGCTACTTCTTATTTTTCGAGCAGGAGATTTGAAGGATGAAGAAACGTAAAACTCAATACTCAGCACATGACAGGtctatttgatattttttataaaactgtTTACAGCAGCCCTACAAATTAAGGATTATTAAGATTTTGTTACATTTTATGAAGGAGTAGCTTGTACCTCAGATGTCAATTTTGTTATTGAAGATTATAGCGACTGTAATGAGCACATTAAAAAagtgaatttaaataaaaatttcagaacaTATCATTGTAGCCACTTGGCCATTTGTATTAACATTGATATTCTGATCTTCCTTTCCATCCGCATACATTAAATAACACATGCTATCCTCTCTCTTTTCATCACAATATTCTAATGTTCCTTATTCTTCCATTTACATAGAATTTCTGTAAGCACTAGACAAGAAGAATTAGGCATGCAGTCTACATATGTCCAGAGtctatattacattttatttatattccagAATGCCCAtcaggaagaggggaaaaaaactggTAAAATATCAGGGAAGAGATAGTAAAGTAAAATTTAATGTGATATCCAGAGGTAATATATACTCTGTTTTCCACTAAACTGCGATACTACTTTTTAAGAACTATATTAaagttatattaaatatatcttttACATAGAAATTATGGTTCAATCACTGTAGCAAAAGAAACtaatacaaagaaacaaactATTTTTCATTAGAATTCTTTTAATCCCAAGAAAAAAGGTGTTTTTAAATCCAGGTTTCCAAGGTTTTCTCACAGTAGGCCATTTTCCCTGCTCACTGATTCAGGAATTTAGGTCAATTTAGACTTCAGATTTTGCTAACCTCAAGAGTTTtttcagagcttctttcacatctttgttcctcaggctgtagatcatGGGATTCACCATGGGGAACACCACAGTGTAAAATGTAGACACTATTTTTTCCCTCCCAAGGGAATAGCTGGAACCGGGGTGAGAGTAGATGTAGAGAATGGAGCCATAGTACAAGGTGACAGAGATCAGGTGGGAGGAGCATGTGGAGAAGGCTTTGAGGCGGCCCTGGGTGGAGCGGATCCTCAAGACGGCGGCTATGATGAAGAGGTAGGAGGAGAGGATGAGCACAGAAGGAGTAATGACATTGGAGGCCAGGAGGAAGAAGAGCACAGCCTGGTAGGTCTCTCTCACACCACATGCCAACTTTACAAGGGGTGGGACATCGCAGAAAAAGTCATCAATGACATTGTCACCACAAAAATCCAATGTGAATGTGTTGCTGGTGAGTATGATTGAGTTAACAACACCTCCAATAAAGGAATATATAACCAAACGGATGTACAGTCTCTTTGACATGGCCTGAGCATAAAGCAGCGGCTtagagatggccacatagcggtcataagcCATGGCAGCCAGCAGGTAACACTCACTGTACCCTAGCCCAGCAGAGAAGAAGAACTGAGCTACACAGCCAGCAAAGGAGATGCTTCTGTCCTCAGAGATGCAGATCACTAGGATCTTAGGCGTGTAGACAGAGGAATACCAGAGATCCAGAAAAGACAGATTTCCAATGAAAAAGTACATGGGCGTGTGCAGCCGGGAGTCACTGCAGATCAGCACCATGAGGGTGATATTTCCTACCACGGTCACAGAGTACACAGCCAGGAATACCACAAAGAGGACGCGCTGCGTCACGGGGTCTGTGCTGAAGCCCAGCAGGATGaactctgtcaccgtgtggtTGCTCGTCTCCATGGCTTAAAGACACCTCATCTACAAATGGAAGAGTGAAGAGTTTAATTCCCTCAAACAACACCAAATGAGGGCATTCTCTGTGATTGGcctaggagatgtgttcaag from Manis pentadactyla isolate mManPen7 chromosome 9, mManPen7.hap1, whole genome shotgun sequence includes the following:
- the LOC118908009 gene encoding olfactory receptor 1013-like — translated: METSNHTVTEFILLGFSTDPVTQRVLFVVFLAVYSVTVVGNITLMVLICSDSRLHTPMYFFIGNLSFLDLWYSSVYTPKILVICISEDRSISFAGCVAQFFFSAGLGYSECYLLAAMAYDRYVAISKPLLYAQAMSKRLYIRLVIYSFIGGVVNSIILTSNTFTLDFCGDNVIDDFFCDVPPLVKLACGVRETYQAVLFFLLASNVITPSVLILSSYLFIIAAVLRIRSTQGRLKAFSTCSSHLISVTLYYGSILYIYSHPGSSYSLGREKIVSTFYTVVFPMVNPMIYSLRNKDVKEALKKLLRLAKSEV